Proteins found in one Micropterus dolomieu isolate WLL.071019.BEF.003 ecotype Adirondacks linkage group LG12, ASM2129224v1, whole genome shotgun sequence genomic segment:
- the LOC123979984 gene encoding Fc receptor-like protein 5: protein MASRKGRPQERLADGMTRQSGGEKHPSLTVSPSSSQLFTGEFVSLSCEDDDSSAGWTLRRNTTRETRTQCGAGWGRSAGSSCFTNYIFPWDSGVYWCESREGATSNTINITVTGGPVILQSPVLPVMEGHDVTLHCKTKTPPSNLPAGFYKDGSLIRTEPTGHMTIHHVNKSDEGLYKCNIRGRGESPSSWISVTGKPTTTDPPTSVAPPTSVAPPPASVPLQLVFRLVCHLVVFCPYCISTVLMVSLYRRRPTGNDLPVSMVMTPPTQVEEGLGDGYDDVIS from the exons cctctctgactgtgagtcccagcagctctcagctgtttACAGGAGagtttgtctctctgagctgtgaggacgacgacagctctgctggatggacgctgaggaggaacacaaccagagaaaccaggactcaGTGTGGAGCTGGCTGGGGAAGATCAGCTGGTTCTTCATGTTTCACCAACTATATCTTCCCATGGGACAGTggagtttactggtgtgagtccagagagggagcaaccagtaacaccatcaacatcactgtcactg gtggaccagtgatcctgcagagtcctgtcctccctgtgatggagggacatgatgtcactctgcactgtaaaacaaagacccctccctccaacctcccagctggtttctataaagatggctccctcatcaggactgagcctacaggtcacatgaccatccaccatgttaacaagtctgatgaaggcctctacaagtgtaacatcagaggtcgtggagagtctccatccagctggatctctgtcacag GTAAACCTACAACCACAGACCCGCCCACCTCTGTAGCCCCGCCCACCTCTGTAGCCCCGCCCCCTGCCTCAGTCCCCCTCCAGCTTGTGTTCAGACTGGTCTGCCACCTGGTGGTGTTCTGTCCGTACTGCATCTCCACTGTCCTCATGGTGTCTTTATACCGACGCAGGCCCACAG GAAATGACCTGCCCGTCTCCATGGTGATGACCCCGCCCACCCAGGTTGAGGAGGGATTGGGTGATGGCTATGATGACGTCATCAGCTGA
- the LOC123980188 gene encoding zinc finger protein 721-like isoform X2: protein MENQNPDHRSQTAASCSDSTDVQKRRGRDGLKRHHCQHCDKSYSTSGSLKIHQRAHTGEKPYSCDQCGKTFTTSGALRVHQRVHSGEKPFWCDQCGKTFITSHKRKIHQRIHTGEKPYSCHQCGKAFPRSGDLKIHHRVHSGEKPYWCEQCGKTFTKSCKLIIHRRVHTGEKPYSCDQCGKAFTRSGKLIVHQRVHTGEKPYWCDQCGKGFSQSNHLKHHSCIHTVEKPYSCDQCGKAFTTSGKLKIHIRGHTGEKPYSCDQCGKTFTRSGHLETHLRVHTGEKPYSCEQCGKTFTQSGHLETHKRVHTGEKPYSCDQCGKTFTQSGDLKIHRRVHTGEKPYSCDQCGKAFTTSGDLKIHLRGHTGEKPYSCDQCGKAFTTSGDLKIHLRGHTGEKPYSCDQCGKTFTRSGHLETHLRVHTGEKPYSCEQCGKTFTQSGHLETHKRVHTGEKPYSCDQCGKTFTQSGDLKIHRRVHTGEKPYSCDQCGKAFTTSGDLKIHLRGHTGEKPYSCDQCGKAFTTSGDLKIHLRGHTGEKPYSCDQCGKTFTRSGHLETHLRVHTGEKPYSCEQCGKTFTQSGHLETHRRVHTGEKPYWCEQCGKTFTQSGHLETHRRVHTGEKPYSCDQCGKAFTTSGNLKLHLRVHTGEKPYWCEQCGKAFTTSSELKIHRRVHTGEKPYWCEQCGKAFTTASDLNKHQRVHTGEKPYSCGQCGKMFTRSSNLKVHQRIHAALS, encoded by the exons atggagaaccagaacccggaccacaggagccaaacagcagcctcgtgctctgatagcaccgatgttcag aaacggagaggaagagatggactCAAGCGTCACcactgtcagcactgtgacaaatcctACTCAACATCTGGATCTTTAAAGATTCATCAGAGAgctcacactggagagaaaccgtacagctgtgatcaatgtggaaaaactttcactacatcaggtgCACTACGAGTCCACCAGCGCGTTCACAGTGGAGAGAAACCTTTCtggtgtgaccaatgtgggaaaactttcattACATCACATAAAcgaaaaatccaccaacgtattcacactggagagaaaccgtacagctgtcaccaatgtgggaaagctttccCTAGATCAGgtgacctaaaaatccaccaccGTGTTCATAGTGGAGAAAAACcttactggtgtgaacagtgtgggaaaactttcactaaATCTTGTAAACTAATAATCCAccgacgtgttcacactggagagaaaccgtacagctgtgaccagtgtgggaaagcttttaCTAGATCAGGTAAACTAATagtccaccaacgtgttcacactggagagaaaccgtactggtgtgaccaatgtgggaaaggTTTTTCTCAGAGTAATCACCTTAAACACCACTCCTGCA ttcacactgtagagaaaccgtacagctgtgaccaatgtgggaagGCGTTCACTACATCAGGTAAACTAAAAATTCACATACGTggtcacactggagagaaaccgtacagctgtgaccagtgtggcaAAACTTTCACTCGATCAGGTCACCTAGAAACTCAcctacgtgttcacactggagagaaaccgtacagctgtgaacagtgtgggaaaactttcactcaatcaGGTCACCTAGAAACTCacaaacgtgttcacactggagagaaaccgtacagctgtgaccagtgtgggaaaactttcactcaatcaGGTGACCTAAAAATTcacagacgtgttcacactggagagaaaccgtacagctgtgaccaatgtgggaagGCGTTCACTACATCAGGTGACCTAAAAATTCACCTACGTggtcacactggagagaaaccgtacagctgtgaccaatgtgggaagGCGTTCACTACATCAGGTGACTTAAAAATCCACCTACGTggtcacactggagagaaaccgtacagctgtgaccagtgtggcaAAACTTTCACTCGATCAGGTCACCTAGAAACTCAcctacgtgttcacactggagagaaaccgtacagctgtgaacagtgtgggaaaactttcactcaatcaGGTCACCTAGAAACTCacaaacgtgttcacactggagagaaaccgtacagctgtgaccagtgtgggaaaactttcactcaatcaGGTGACCTAAAAATTcacagacgtgttcacactggagagaaaccgtacagctgtgaccaatgtgggaagGCGTTCACTACATCAGGTGACCTAAAAATTCACCTACGTggtcacactggagagaaaccgtacagctgtgaccaatgtgggaagGCGTTCACTACATCAGGTGACTTAAAAATCCACCTACGTggtcacactggagagaaaccgtacagctgtgaccagtgtggcaAAACTTTCACTCGATCAGGTCACCTAGAAACTCAcctacgtgttcacactggagagaaaccgtacagctgtgaacagtgtgggaaaactttcactcaatcaGGTCACCTAGAAACTcacagacgtgttcacactggagagaaaccatactggtgtgaacagtgtggtaaaactttcactcaatcaGGACACCTTGAAACTcacagacgtgttcacactggagagaaaccttatagctgtgaccaatgtgggaagGCGTTCACTACATCAGGTAACTTAAAGTTGCACCTACGTGTTCatactggagagaaaccgtactggtgtgaacagtgtgggaaggCGTTCACTACATCAAGTGAACTAAAAATCCAccgacgtgttcacactggagagaaaccatactggtgtgaacagtgtgggaaggCTTTTACTACGGCAAGTGACCTAAATAAACatcaacgtgttcacactggagagaaaccttaTAGCTGCGGCCAATGTGGGAAAATGTTTACACGGAGCAGTAACCTTAAAGTCCACCAACGCATTCATGCTGCCTTATCGTAG
- the LOC123980188 gene encoding zinc finger protein 271-like isoform X1, with amino-acid sequence MENQNPDHRSQTAASCSDSTDVQKQRRREGLKHHRCQHCDKSFTTSGSLKIHQRVHTVEKPYSCDQCGKAFTTSGKLKIHIRGHTGEKPYSCDQCGKTFTRSGHLETHLRVHTGEKPYSCEQCGKTFTQSGHLETHKRVHTGEKPYSCDQCGKTFTQSGDLKIHRRVHTGEKPYSCDQCGKAFTTSGDLKIHLRGHTGEKPYSCDQCGKAFTTSGDLKIHLRGHTGEKPYSCDQCGKTFTRSGHLETHLRVHTGEKPYSCEQCGKTFTQSGHLETHKRVHTGEKPYSCDQCGKTFTQSGDLKIHRRVHTGEKPYSCDQCGKAFTTSGDLKIHLRGHTGEKPYSCDQCGKAFTTSGDLKIHLRGHTGEKPYSCDQCGKTFTRSGHLETHLRVHTGEKPYSCEQCGKTFTQSGHLETHRRVHTGEKPYWCEQCGKTFTQSGHLETHRRVHTGEKPYSCDQCGKAFTTSGNLKLHLRVHTGEKPYWCEQCGKAFTTSSELKIHRRVHTGEKPYWCEQCGKAFTTASDLNKHQRVHTGEKPYSCGQCGKMFTRSSNLKVHQRIHAALS; translated from the exons atggagaaccagaacccggaccacaggagccaaacagcagcctcgtgctctgatagcaccgatgttcag aaacaaagaagaagagagggactCAAGCATCACcgctgtcagcactgtgacaagtccttcacaacatctggatctttaaagattcatcagagagttcacactgtagagaaaccgtacagctgtgaccaatgtgggaagGCGTTCACTACATCAGGTAAACTAAAAATTCACATACGTggtcacactggagagaaaccgtacagctgtgaccagtgtggcaAAACTTTCACTCGATCAGGTCACCTAGAAACTCAcctacgtgttcacactggagagaaaccgtacagctgtgaacagtgtgggaaaactttcactcaatcaGGTCACCTAGAAACTCacaaacgtgttcacactggagagaaaccgtacagctgtgaccagtgtgggaaaactttcactcaatcaGGTGACCTAAAAATTcacagacgtgttcacactggagagaaaccgtacagctgtgaccaatgtgggaagGCGTTCACTACATCAGGTGACCTAAAAATTCACCTACGTggtcacactggagagaaaccgtacagctgtgaccaatgtgggaagGCGTTCACTACATCAGGTGACTTAAAAATCCACCTACGTggtcacactggagagaaaccgtacagctgtgaccagtgtggcaAAACTTTCACTCGATCAGGTCACCTAGAAACTCAcctacgtgttcacactggagagaaaccgtacagctgtgaacagtgtgggaaaactttcactcaatcaGGTCACCTAGAAACTCacaaacgtgttcacactggagagaaaccgtacagctgtgaccagtgtgggaaaactttcactcaatcaGGTGACCTAAAAATTcacagacgtgttcacactggagagaaaccgtacagctgtgaccaatgtgggaagGCGTTCACTACATCAGGTGACCTAAAAATTCACCTACGTggtcacactggagagaaaccgtacagctgtgaccaatgtgggaagGCGTTCACTACATCAGGTGACTTAAAAATCCACCTACGTggtcacactggagagaaaccgtacagctgtgaccagtgtggcaAAACTTTCACTCGATCAGGTCACCTAGAAACTCAcctacgtgttcacactggagagaaaccgtacagctgtgaacagtgtgggaaaactttcactcaatcaGGTCACCTAGAAACTcacagacgtgttcacactggagagaaaccatactggtgtgaacagtgtggtaaaactttcactcaatcaGGACACCTTGAAACTcacagacgtgttcacactggagagaaaccttatagctgtgaccaatgtgggaagGCGTTCACTACATCAGGTAACTTAAAGTTGCACCTACGTGTTCatactggagagaaaccgtactggtgtgaacagtgtgggaaggCGTTCACTACATCAAGTGAACTAAAAATCCAccgacgtgttcacactggagagaaaccatactggtgtgaacagtgtgggaaggCTTTTACTACGGCAAGTGACCTAAATAAACatcaacgtgttcacactggagagaaaccttaTAGCTGCGGCCAATGTGGGAAAATGTTTACACGGAGCAGTAACCTTAAAGTCCACCAACGCATTCATGCTGCCTTATCGTAG